In Xanthomonas fragariae, the genomic window TGCGCATTGCGTTTCAGCAGGGGTGCATAACACGTGGCAGGATCCTGAGGGTTGATAGTTGAGCACTGCAATGCCTGCGCACAGCACCAGCATTGATGCCGATGCACCGGCATTAATGCTGGTGCTGTACAGGCGTGCTGCTACAAACCAAGGCGGCTGCCAGTGTGACCATACGAGTAAAACGACGTGCCGCAACGCCGCTGGGCGCATTGCCATGGGCGAACTCGCCGAAAACGCTTCCTGCGCGATGTCTTTGCTGGCCGCGGGATCGCGAATGATCGCCATGGCGATGGCGCTCACTGTGTTCTCTCAGGCGCGCACTATGCGGTCATACGCCTGCTTGTAGCCGGTGCGTCTGCTATACCCGCTGATGCCCAAAGGCAAGCGTGCGCGCACAGATGGCTGCGGCAGTGTTGTCAGCCGCGCTCAGCGCGCTGGCTGAATCCGCACACGCACTTGTTCATCTTCTACCGCCGGCTGCGCTGAATTCTGCACGGGTGCTTGCTGCAAAGCCGGCTGGGTCGCCGGTGCAACCGGTGCAGGCGCACTGCGATGGCGCATCACCACGAACATGGCGACCGCGCCGATCACCGACAGCAGCACCAGACGGATGCGCCAGGCCCAACTGCGCGCGTTGGCGCTTGAGCCGTTTTCGCCCTCGCGGAAGGTGTATTCCACGTTCGGCAGATCGCGGCGGGTGGTGTCCAGCAGGCGTGCGTCACGCAGCAGATCGCGTGCGCGTGGCTGGTCGTCGGCGTGCACGATCCACACGGTGGGATAGGCCTGCACGTTGCCCTGTTCGAGATAGCTGAACTGGCCGGTGCGTTTGCTTTCGTAGGAGCGGCCATTGCTCATGCGCACGTCGATGCCGGCTTCGCGCAAGAGACTGGCCACGCCTTCTGCGGTTTCGATACGTTGACTGCTGAAAATCTTGCGCATGCTTAGGGTGTGCCAGCGATTCCCGAACCAGCTGCGCCGTGATTGCGCATGGTCGAGATAAAAAAGAAGAATGGCGAAGATGTCGGGCGCACGCCTAGTCCTTGGTTGGCGCGGGTATCGGGCTGCCGTCGGGCACCACACGGATCAATCCTTCCTGGGTGGTGCTGACGACCAACACGCCATCGCGAGTGAAGAACTGGCCGCGCGCCAGGCCGCGCGACCCTTGCGCGGTGGGGCTGTCAAGCGAATACAGCAGCCAATCGTCGGTGCGGAACGGGCGGTGGAACCACAGCGCATGATCGAGCGAGGCCATCTGCACGTTCGGCGTGTAATAGCTGATGCCATGCGGAAACGTCGACGTCCCCAGCAACTGGAAATCCGACGCGTATGCGAGCAGCACTTGATGCAGGCCGACATCGTCGCCGATCGGATCGTTCAAGCGCAGCCACATCTGCTGGAACGGTGGCCGCTTGGGCGGCTTGAGTTCGTCGCGCGGGAACACGTGACGAAATTCGAACGGGCCGCCGCGCGAGAGCCAGCGTTGTACCTTGGCTGGCAGGTTCGCCAACACCTCAGGTGCCAGCGGCGTGCCGGGTTCGATGTCTTCCGGCGGCGGCACCACCGGCATCGGCGACTGATGCTCGGCGCCGTCTTCGCGTTCCTGAAATGAGGCCGCGCAGAAAAAGATTACCTTGCCGTGCTGGATCGCGGTGACCCGGCGCACCGAAAAACTGCCGCCATCGCGGGTGCGATCGACGTCGTAGATGATCGGCTGATCGATATTGCCGGCGCGCAAAAAATACGCGTGCAACGAGTGCGCCTGCCGGCCGTTTTCGACCGTGGCCTGCGCTGCCGACAGCGCCTGGCCAAGCACCTGTCCACCGAACACGTACTTGGTGCCGATGTCGCGGCTCTGGCCGCGAAACAGGTTGTCTTCCAGGCGCTCCAGCGACAGCAGGCTGATCAGTTCGGAGACAACGGGTTCGGCAGTGGCGGACAAGGTGCTGGCCTGGGCGTGCGACGGACCAGGATTATAGCGGCCCGCCCGGTGCTTACCGTGCCGACAGCGTGCTCAGGCCTTGTGCAGACGTGCGACCAGACCATGCAGTGCGGCTTGCGCATCCGGCGCATACCAGCCGTCGATGAAGCGCTCCAGCTGGATCAGCTCGGGCACCAGCGCCGCGCGCAGATCGGCGCGGGCAATCGCGCGCGTAGTCAGCATCGGCTGGCGCGGCAGCTGCTGCAGTTCCTGCAGCCACGCCACCGCACGCGCGGTGACCAAGCCGCCATCGACCAACTCATCGACCAGGCCGATTTTGACCGCCTGTTCGGCCGGCAGCAGCTGCCCGGAAATTAGCAAGCGCTCGGCACGGTGCGCACCGACCACGCGGCGCAACAGGCGCTGGATGCCTTCTGGCGCGACCAAGCCGACCTGCACTTCGCTCAAGCCGATCGCATAGGGTTCGGCGGTATCGGCGCTGCGCGCCATCACCCGGTAGTCGCAGCACAGCGCCAGCACGCAGCCGCCGGCCGGGGCGTGCCCGCCGATGGCCGCAACCACCGGAACGCGGCTATTGGCCAGCGTTTGCGCGGCCTCGAAGAATACCGTCCAACTGGCGAGCAGTGCGGCGCGGTCGGTGCCGTGCGACAGCAGGTGCGGCACATCCATGCCACCGGAAAAAATCCGCTCGCTGCCCGACAGCACGATGCCATCGGTCTCATCGCCGGCCTGCTGCACCGCAACGCTCAACGCTTGGTACAGCGCGTTGTCCAGCGCATTGACCGGCGGACGCGCCAGACGGATTTCTCGAAGACGGCCATGGTCTAAGATCTGGATGCTCATTCGGGGCTCCTGGAGGTCGGATCATGATAGACGGCAGTCAAAGCAGGCGGCGTATGTGCGCACGCGTGGTGTTGGGTGTGTTGGCGGTGGTGGCAAGTACGAGTGTCCCGGCGCAATGCTTGCCGGATTTCAAGAATGGCTGGATCCGTATCCCACCACCCGGTGGCATGGGCATGGCCGCAGGATTCGGGCAGTTCCACAACGGCTGCGCGCAGCCGCTCAAGGTCACCGCGGCCCAGAGCAGCGCGTTCGCCGATGTGTCCCTCCACCAGACCACGCAGAGCAATGGCGTCAGTGGCATGCGTGCGGTGCCCGAGCTGGCGTTGCCGGCGGGTAAGTCGGTGGCGCTGGCGCCCGGCGGCCTGCATCTGATGTTGATGGAGGCGAGCGCGCCGCTGCAGGAAGGCGTGCAAGTGCCCGTGACCTTCACCTTGCAGGATGGCCGTGAGATCAAGGCGACGTTGGAAGCGCGCAAGCGCGCACCGGGTTCTTGATGGAGGACCAGCTGCAGCATGGATGATGCAGCTGGCGGCAGCGCTGTTTGATCCAACGATCCTGGCCAAGCAGTCGTCTGGCGCGCAGAAGGCGCTGCCGTATCAGTCTGCGGTGTCCGGCTCATCATGCTGCAGGCGTGCAACAGTACGAAGTAGCGTAATCACACCGTCGTTCAAAACAAAAAACGGCGGCTCCCGAGAGAGCCGCCGATCTTTAGCGCTGAGAAAAACGCAGCAGCCGGGTCGATAAAACTCAGCGACTGGCCGTGCGCACTGCATCCGGCAACGACGCGCTCTTGCCGGTTTGCGTATCGATCCACACCACCACCACGTTGCCATCCGAATACAGCACGCCCTCATCTTTCTGGTCGAGGATGCGATGGCCGATTGTGATGCTGCTGCTGCCCAAACGCTCGACGAACAACTCTACCAATATGTCGTTTGGCCACACTAGCGGGCGCTTGTAGTTGACGTTGGTGGCGGCAACCACCGGCGCGATCCGATCGGTCATCGCCACACCTTCCACGCCGAGCATCCAGCGCACGCGCGCTTCTTCCAGATAGGAAATGTATTTGGCGTTGTTGACGTGGCCCATGCTGTCCATATCACGCCAGCGCACGCTGATAGGAATGCGTGCCAGAATCTTGCGTTCGCTCATCAGCTTGCCTTCTTTTTTGCAGTTTTGTGGGTGGCTGACTTGGCGACCTTGGCCACCTTTTCCGGTTTGACCTTGCGCGGCGGGCGTGCATCGGGCTTGTTGGCCATCGCGGCCGGGCGCGCCTGGCGTGCCTGTACCGATGGCAGCATCTTGGCCAGGAATTGCCCGGTGTAGGACGCCTTGTGCGCGGCCACATCTTCCGGCGTGCCGGAGACCAGAATGCTGCCACCGCGATGGCCGCCTTCCGGGCCCAGATCCACGATCCAGTCGGCGGTCTTGATCACATCCAGGTTGTGTTCGATTACCACCACCGTGTTGCCTTCGTCGCGCAGCTTGTGCAGTACGCCGAGCAGCGCCTCGATGTCGTGAAAGTGCAGGCCGGTAGTCGGCTCGTCGAGGATGTACAAGGTGCGCCCGGTATCGCGACGCGAAAGTTCCTTCGACAGCTTGACGCGCTGCGCTTCACCACCGGACAGCGTGGTCGCGCTCTGGCCCAGCTTGATGTAGCTCAAGCCGACATCGATCAGAGTTTCCAACTTGCGCGCGATCGACGGCACCGGCTCGAACAAGCGCAGCGCATCTTCAACGGTCATCTGCAACACGTCGCTGATATTGAAGCCCTTATAGCGGATCTCCAGCGTTTCGCGGTTGTAGCGCTTGCCGTGGCAGACATCGCATGGCACGTAGACGTCGGGCAGAAAGTGCATCTCCACCTTGATCAAGCCATCGCCCTGACAGGCCTCGCAGCGCCCACCGCGTACGTTGAAACTGAAACGTCCCGGCGAATAGCCGCGCGCGCGCGATTCCGGTACCTGTGCGAACAGTTCGCGCAGAGGCGTAAACATGCCGGTGTAGGTCGCCGGGTTGGAGCGCGGCGTGCGCCCGATCGGCG contains:
- a CDS encoding DUF2007 domain-containing protein, giving the protein MRKIFSSQRIETAEGVASLLREAGIDVRMSNGRSYESKRTGQFSYLEQGNVQAYPTVWIVHADDQPRARDLLRDARLLDTTRRDLPNVEYTFREGENGSSANARSWAWRIRLVLLSVIGAVAMFVVMRHRSAPAPVAPATQPALQQAPVQNSAQPAVEDEQVRVRIQPAR
- the tesB gene encoding acyl-CoA thioesterase II; translation: MSATAEPVVSELISLLSLERLEDNLFRGQSRDIGTKYVFGGQVLGQALSAAQATVENGRQAHSLHAYFLRAGNIDQPIIYDVDRTRDGGSFSVRRVTAIQHGKVIFFCAASFQEREDGAEHQSPMPVVPPPEDIEPGTPLAPEVLANLPAKVQRWLSRGGPFEFRHVFPRDELKPPKRPPFQQMWLRLNDPIGDDVGLHQVLLAYASDFQLLGTSTFPHGISYYTPNVQMASLDHALWFHRPFRTDDWLLYSLDSPTAQGSRGLARGQFFTRDGVLVVSTTQEGLIRVVPDGSPIPAPTKD
- a CDS encoding enoyl-CoA hydratase/isomerase family protein — encoded protein: MSIQILDHGRLREIRLARPPVNALDNALYQALSVAVQQAGDETDGIVLSGSERIFSGGMDVPHLLSHGTDRAALLASWTVFFEAAQTLANSRVPVVAAIGGHAPAGGCVLALCCDYRVMARSADTAEPYAIGLSEVQVGLVAPEGIQRLLRRVVGAHRAERLLISGQLLPAEQAVKIGLVDELVDGGLVTARAVAWLQELQQLPRQPMLTTRAIARADLRAALVPELIQLERFIDGWYAPDAQAALHGLVARLHKA
- a CDS encoding copper chaperone PCu(A)C → MVLGVLAVVASTSVPAQCLPDFKNGWIRIPPPGGMGMAAGFGQFHNGCAQPLKVTAAQSSAFADVSLHQTTQSNGVSGMRAVPELALPAGKSVALAPGGLHLMLMEASAPLQEGVQVPVTFTLQDGREIKATLEARKRAPGS
- a CDS encoding acyl-CoA thioesterase, with the protein product MSERKILARIPISVRWRDMDSMGHVNNAKYISYLEEARVRWMLGVEGVAMTDRIAPVVAATNVNYKRPLVWPNDILVELFVERLGSSSITIGHRILDQKDEGVLYSDGNVVVVWIDTQTGKSASLPDAVRTASR